In the genome of Massilia sp. PAMC28688, one region contains:
- the glp gene encoding gephyrin-like molybdotransferase Glp — protein sequence MNAAKRPMLTVREALDFMAAAPRQALKAEIVPTLDANGRVLAEAKASAINVPSADNTQMDGYAVRAADCVSGAATLRVSQRIPAGHVGEALQPGCAARIFTGAMIPEGADAVVMQEQCEAVAPDMVRVLHAPQPGEWIRRAGEDIVAGSVILAAGTRLRSQELGLAASVGLAHLSVYRRLRVAVFFTGDELTMPGEAPGGKLAPGAVYNSNRFTLRALLENLGCSLTDYGIVPDTLDATRATLRAAAREHDLIITSGGVSVGEEDHIKPAVEAEGRLDMWQIAVKPGKPLAFGEVRRDDGCAYFLGLPGNPVSSFITFLLFVRPFILRLQGAAGDFAPRAYAMRSDFHWPRPDRRNEFLRVRINDGGGLDLFPNQGSGVLTSTVWGDGLVDNAPGQAIAPGDMVRFIPFSGLLY from the coding sequence ATGAATGCTGCGAAACGGCCCATGCTGACCGTGCGCGAGGCGCTGGACTTCATGGCGGCCGCCCCGCGCCAGGCGCTCAAGGCCGAGATCGTGCCCACGCTGGACGCCAATGGCCGCGTCCTGGCCGAAGCCAAGGCCTCGGCCATCAATGTGCCGTCAGCCGACAATACTCAGATGGACGGCTATGCCGTGCGCGCGGCCGATTGCGTCAGCGGCGCGGCGACGCTCAGGGTCAGCCAGCGCATCCCGGCCGGCCATGTGGGAGAAGCCTTGCAGCCCGGCTGCGCGGCGCGCATTTTCACCGGCGCCATGATTCCCGAAGGCGCCGACGCCGTGGTCATGCAGGAGCAGTGCGAAGCCGTGGCGCCCGACATGGTCAGGGTCCTGCACGCGCCGCAGCCGGGCGAGTGGATCCGCCGCGCCGGCGAAGACATCGTGGCCGGCTCCGTCATCCTGGCCGCCGGCACGCGCCTGCGCAGCCAGGAGCTCGGCCTGGCCGCCTCGGTGGGCCTGGCGCATCTGTCGGTGTACCGGCGCCTGCGCGTGGCCGTGTTCTTTACCGGCGACGAACTGACCATGCCCGGTGAAGCTCCCGGCGGCAAGCTGGCCCCGGGAGCGGTGTACAACTCCAACCGCTTTACCCTGCGCGCGCTGCTGGAAAACCTGGGCTGTTCGCTGACCGACTACGGCATTGTGCCCGATACGCTGGACGCCACCCGGGCCACCTTGCGCGCGGCAGCCCGGGAGCATGACCTCATCATCACCTCAGGCGGGGTATCGGTGGGCGAAGAAGACCACATCAAGCCTGCCGTGGAAGCGGAAGGGCGGCTCGACATGTGGCAGATCGCCGTCAAGCCGGGCAAACCGCTGGCCTTTGGCGAAGTGCGGCGCGACGACGGCTGCGCCTATTTCCTTGGCCTTCCCGGCAACCCGGTGTCGAGCTTTATTACCTTTTTGCTGTTCGTGCGTCCGTTCATCCTGCGCCTGCAGGGCGCCGCCGGCGACTTTGCTCCCCGCGCCTATGCCATGCGATCTGATTTTCACTGGCCGAGGCCTGACCGCCGCAACGAGTTCCTGCGGGTGCGCATCAATGACGGCGGCGGCCTTGATCTGTTTCCCAATCAGGGCTCAGGTGTACTGACGTCGACGGTGTGGGGCGACGGCCTGGTCGATAATGCGCCGGGTCAGGCGATCGCGCCGGGCGACATGGTGCGGTTCATTCCGTTTTCCGGCTTACTGTATTAG
- a CDS encoding L-serine ammonia-lyase, whose product MDMSVFDLFKIGIGPSSSHTVGPMVAARRFLVECGPLDNAVGVEAALYGSLALTGVGHATDKAVILGLMGETPQGINPDTVEDRLAEVELDGVIKLLGVKEVPFTARTGLLWHKTSTLPEHPNGMRFTLKLADGSVIERIFYSVGGGFIHAAGESQARQSASGGSAPIPFAFDTMDQLLAHGKASGKTIPQMMRANELMRMSEAELDAGLDQIWQVMRDCIAHGLVTAGQLPGGLNVKRRAAALWTQAQDVLNGDNRANDLPHDAMHQVSLYAMAVNEENAAGGRVVTAPTNGAAGIIPAVLRYYAEDCRPSDPVTGVRAFMLTAAAIGMLCKKNASISGAEIGCQGEVGVACAMAAAGLVAALGGSNEQIENAAEIGIEHHLGMTCDPIGGLVQIPCIERNGMGAIKAITAASLALRGDGTHFVSLDEVIETMRQTGADMQVKYKETSLGGLAIHVVTVNHAAC is encoded by the coding sequence ATGGACATGAGCGTATTCGACCTATTCAAGATCGGCATTGGTCCGTCCAGTTCCCACACGGTGGGGCCGATGGTGGCGGCGCGCCGGTTCCTGGTCGAATGCGGCCCGCTCGACAACGCCGTCGGCGTGGAAGCGGCGCTTTACGGCTCGCTTGCCCTCACCGGCGTCGGCCACGCCACCGACAAGGCAGTCATCCTGGGCCTGATGGGCGAGACACCGCAGGGCATCAATCCGGATACGGTCGAAGACCGCCTGGCCGAGGTCGAACTCGATGGCGTCATCAAGCTGCTGGGCGTGAAGGAAGTGCCGTTTACGGCGCGTACCGGCCTGTTGTGGCACAAGACCTCGACCCTGCCGGAGCACCCCAACGGCATGCGCTTTACCCTCAAGCTGGCCGATGGCTCGGTCATCGAGCGCATCTTTTACTCGGTCGGCGGAGGGTTTATCCACGCGGCGGGGGAATCGCAGGCGCGCCAGAGCGCCTCGGGCGGCTCGGCGCCGATCCCGTTTGCCTTCGATACCATGGACCAGCTGCTGGCCCATGGCAAGGCAAGCGGCAAAACCATTCCCCAGATGATGCGCGCCAATGAACTGATGCGCATGAGCGAAGCGGAACTTGACGCTGGCCTGGACCAGATCTGGCAGGTCATGCGCGACTGTATCGCCCACGGCCTCGTCACTGCCGGCCAGCTGCCGGGCGGACTCAATGTCAAGCGCCGCGCCGCGGCGCTCTGGACCCAGGCGCAGGACGTGCTCAATGGCGACAACCGCGCCAACGACCTGCCGCACGATGCCATGCACCAGGTCAGCCTGTATGCAATGGCGGTCAATGAAGAAAACGCGGCAGGCGGGCGTGTGGTGACTGCGCCAACGAACGGCGCGGCCGGCATCATTCCCGCCGTGCTGCGCTACTACGCCGAAGACTGCCGTCCCAGCGACCCGGTCACGGGCGTGCGCGCCTTTATGCTCACGGCAGCTGCCATCGGCATGCTGTGCAAGAAGAACGCCTCCATCTCGGGCGCCGAAATCGGCTGCCAGGGCGAAGTGGGCGTGGCGTGCGCGATGGCGGCAGCGGGCCTGGTGGCGGCCCTGGGCGGCTCCAACGAACAGATCGAAAACGCGGCCGAAATCGGCATCGAGCACCACCTGGGCATGACGTGCGACCCGATTGGTGGCCTGGTACAGATTCCCTGCATCGAGCGTAACGGCATGGGCGCCATCAAGGCCATCACGGCCGCCTCACTGGCGCTGCGCGGGGACGGCACCCACTTCGTCAGCCTTGATGAAGTGATCGAAACGATGCGCCAGACCGGGGCCGACATGCAGGTCAAGTACAAGGAGACTTCGCTCGGCGGCCTGGCAATCCACGTGGTCACGGTCAATCACGCGGCCTGCTGA
- a CDS encoding alpha/beta fold hydrolase, whose amino-acid sequence MIKRLILALSLSLPLAQTAAAQAGPVANRYAATIAAAERFTVGDTLVERHGSGSPALILIPGLASGAWVWQETVRQFAPQHSIYVLTLPGFDGHPAVPGKGMAAAMESVRELIASRKLVRPILIGHSLGGIMSIDLAARYPDLVRGVVSIDGLPVFPGTEQWPQAQRSAMSATLAARRSSPALFAEQQQQYMSGTGTIDMSRAADLARLTAKSDPAAVARYMADGIGLDLRSALPAIKAPVLVLSPFAAVDGDQLQMNEEGKTAYYKSLMQGTPNVTVQSISPARHFAMFDQPQKVNDALRAFIAGLPR is encoded by the coding sequence ATGATCAAGCGCCTCATTCTCGCCCTTTCGCTCAGCCTGCCGCTGGCACAGACCGCCGCGGCGCAAGCCGGCCCGGTAGCGAATCGCTACGCCGCCACCATCGCCGCGGCCGAACGCTTCACCGTCGGCGATACGCTGGTCGAACGCCATGGCAGCGGCAGCCCCGCGCTCATTCTCATTCCCGGCCTGGCCAGCGGGGCGTGGGTGTGGCAGGAAACGGTGCGCCAGTTCGCGCCGCAGCACAGTATCTACGTGCTCACCCTGCCCGGCTTTGATGGCCATCCGGCGGTGCCGGGCAAAGGCATGGCCGCGGCCATGGAATCGGTGCGCGAGCTGATCGCCTCGCGCAAGCTGGTGCGTCCGATCCTGATCGGCCACAGCCTGGGCGGAATCATGTCGATTGATCTCGCGGCGCGCTATCCGGACCTGGTGCGCGGCGTGGTCAGCATCGATGGCTTGCCCGTGTTCCCGGGCACCGAACAGTGGCCGCAGGCCCAGCGCAGCGCCATGTCGGCCACCCTGGCGGCAAGGCGCTCGTCGCCGGCACTCTTTGCCGAGCAACAGCAGCAGTACATGAGCGGTACAGGGACGATCGACATGAGCCGCGCCGCGGACCTGGCCAGGCTGACGGCAAAAAGTGATCCGGCTGCCGTGGCGCGCTACATGGCCGACGGCATCGGGCTAGACCTGCGCAGCGCGCTGCCTGCGATCAAGGCGCCGGTACTGGTACTGTCGCCGTTTGCGGCCGTCGATGGCGACCAGCTGCAGATGAACGAGGAAGGCAAGACCGCGTACTACAAGTCGCTCATGCAGGGCACGCCGAATGTGACGGTGCAATCGATTTCGCCGGCACGCCACTTCGCCATGTTTGACCAGCCGCAGAAGGTCAATGACGCACTGCGCGCCTTTATCGCCGGCCTGCCCAGGTAA
- the thrC gene encoding threonine synthase gives MHYVSTRAGKGAAPAPQQFCDILLGGLAPDGGLYLPAEYPQVTGEELNAWRKLSYASLAYEILRKFATDIPDADLMALTTRTYTSDVYCNARAGEDAGEITPLRVLEQDGDKTLMLQALSNGPTLAFKDMAMQLLGNLFEYALAKSNAELNIFGATSGDTGSAAEYAMRGKKGIRVFMLSPHKKMSAFQSAQMFSLQDPNIFNIAVEGVFDDCQDLVKAVSNDLPFKGRQKIGTVNSINWARVVAQVVYYFRGYLAATTDNTQKVSFTVPSGNFGNICAGHIARMMGLPIDRLIAATNENDVLDEFFRTGVYRVRKSAETYHTSSPSMDISKASNFERFIYDLVGRDGDRVRELFHKVETQGGFDLSGKPGSDGDEFKLVSEYGFASGKSTHKDRLDTIRDVADDYDITIDTHTADGIKVARQYVAPGVPMIVLETALAAKFNETILDALGVDAARPPGFENIESLPQKFVVMPPDVEQMKAYIAANTGL, from the coding sequence ATGCATTACGTCTCCACCCGCGCCGGCAAGGGCGCAGCGCCAGCTCCCCAACAATTTTGCGACATCCTGCTCGGCGGCCTGGCCCCGGACGGTGGGCTGTATCTGCCGGCCGAGTATCCGCAGGTGACCGGCGAAGAGCTCAATGCCTGGCGCAAGCTGTCGTACGCCAGCCTGGCCTATGAAATCCTGCGCAAGTTCGCCACCGACATCCCGGATGCGGACCTCATGGCGCTCACCACCCGTACCTACACCAGCGACGTGTACTGCAATGCGCGCGCCGGCGAGGATGCAGGGGAGATTACGCCGCTGCGCGTGCTGGAGCAGGATGGCGACAAGACGCTGATGCTGCAAGCGCTGTCGAACGGCCCCACGCTCGCTTTCAAGGACATGGCCATGCAGCTGCTTGGCAACCTGTTTGAGTACGCGCTGGCCAAGTCCAACGCCGAACTCAATATCTTTGGCGCCACCTCCGGTGACACCGGCAGTGCCGCCGAATACGCCATGCGCGGCAAGAAGGGCATCCGTGTCTTCATGCTCTCGCCGCACAAGAAGATGAGCGCTTTTCAGAGCGCGCAAATGTTCAGCCTCCAGGACCCGAACATTTTCAACATCGCCGTTGAAGGCGTGTTCGATGACTGCCAGGACCTGGTCAAGGCAGTCTCCAATGATTTGCCGTTCAAGGGCCGGCAAAAGATCGGCACCGTCAACTCCATCAACTGGGCGCGCGTGGTGGCGCAGGTGGTGTACTACTTCCGCGGCTACCTCGCGGCCACCACCGACAACACGCAAAAGGTGTCGTTCACGGTCCCGTCGGGGAACTTCGGCAATATCTGCGCCGGTCACATCGCGCGCATGATGGGCCTGCCGATTGACCGCCTGATTGCCGCCACCAACGAAAACGATGTGCTGGACGAGTTTTTCCGCACCGGCGTGTACCGCGTGCGCAAGTCCGCCGAGACCTACCACACCAGCAGTCCGTCGATGGATATTTCCAAGGCGTCCAACTTCGAGCGCTTCATTTACGACCTGGTAGGGCGCGACGGCGACCGCGTGCGCGAGCTGTTCCACAAGGTGGAAACCCAGGGCGGCTTCGACCTGTCCGGCAAGCCTGGCAGCGACGGCGACGAATTCAAGCTGGTGTCCGAATACGGTTTCGCATCGGGCAAATCGACCCACAAGGATCGCCTCGACACCATCCGCGACGTGGCCGACGACTATGACATCACCATCGACACCCACACGGCCGACGGCATCAAGGTGGCGCGCCAGTACGTGGCGCCGGGCGTTCCCATGATCGTGCTCGAAACCGCGCTGGCTGCAAAGTTCAACGAGACCATACTCGATGCGCTGGGCGTGGACGCCGCACGGCCGCCCGGCTTCGAGAATATCGAGTCGCTGCCGCAAAAATTCGTCGTCATGCCGCCCGACGTGGAGCAGATGAAGGCCTATATCGCGGCCAATACGGGACTGTAG
- a CDS encoding TIGR03862 family flavoprotein has product MSTSSTSSPCVAIIGGGPAGLMAAEVLSARGVQVDLYDAMPSVGRKFLLAGKGGMNITHSEPFAQFVQRYRARAGEVQGWLNDFDADAVRAWIHGLGVDTFVGSSGRVFPADMKAAPLLRAWLHRLRESGVRFHMRHRWLGWDGDALRLATPVGEQQVRADAVVLALGGASWARLGSDGAWVPLLEQQAVSVAPLVPANCGFDVGWSAHFSARHAGEPLTTVAIIATDEQGVQTRRRGQFVVTATGVEGSLIYALSAPLRDQIAECGSATIWLDLVPDHDLQRVHDEVTRPRGSRSMSSHLQSRLGIKGVKSGLLRECLTAAQFNDTAILAQSLKRLPLVLKAARPIDEAISSAGGVRFAALEPGTLMLHALPGVFVAGEMVDWEAPTGGYLLTACFASGRVAAMDALHWLARRAPATA; this is encoded by the coding sequence ATGTCCACTTCATCCACCAGTTCCCCTTGCGTAGCCATCATCGGCGGCGGCCCGGCCGGCCTCATGGCAGCTGAAGTGCTCAGTGCCAGGGGGGTGCAGGTTGACCTGTACGATGCAATGCCTTCGGTGGGACGCAAGTTCCTGCTGGCCGGGAAGGGCGGCATGAACATCACCCATTCGGAGCCGTTCGCGCAGTTCGTGCAGCGCTACCGCGCCCGGGCGGGCGAGGTGCAGGGGTGGCTCAACGACTTCGATGCCGATGCCGTGCGCGCCTGGATCCACGGCCTTGGGGTGGACACCTTTGTCGGCAGTTCCGGGCGCGTCTTCCCGGCTGATATGAAGGCCGCGCCGCTGCTGCGCGCGTGGCTGCACCGCCTGCGCGAGTCGGGCGTGCGTTTTCACATGCGCCATCGCTGGCTGGGATGGGACGGCGACGCGCTGCGCCTGGCCACGCCGGTCGGCGAGCAGCAGGTGCGCGCCGACGCCGTCGTGCTGGCGCTTGGTGGCGCAAGCTGGGCCAGGCTCGGATCGGACGGCGCCTGGGTCCCGCTGCTCGAACAACAGGCTGTGTCGGTGGCGCCCCTGGTGCCTGCCAACTGTGGTTTTGATGTTGGCTGGAGCGCGCATTTCAGCGCCCGCCATGCGGGCGAACCCTTGACCACGGTGGCCATCATCGCCACCGACGAACAGGGCGTGCAAACGCGGCGCCGGGGTCAGTTCGTGGTCACGGCCACTGGGGTGGAGGGCAGCCTGATTTACGCGCTGTCGGCGCCGCTGCGCGACCAGATTGCCGAGTGCGGCAGTGCCACCATCTGGCTCGACCTGGTGCCCGACCATGACCTGCAGCGCGTGCACGACGAAGTGACACGGCCGCGCGGCTCACGCTCGATGTCGAGCCACCTGCAAAGCCGGCTGGGCATCAAGGGCGTCAAGTCCGGCCTGCTGCGCGAATGCCTGACGGCGGCCCAGTTTAACGATACCGCGATCCTGGCCCAATCCTTGAAGCGCCTGCCGCTGGTGCTCAAGGCCGCGCGCCCCATCGACGAGGCAATCAGCAGCGCCGGGGGCGTGCGCTTTGCGGCGCTCGAACCCGGCACGCTGATGCTGCACGCGCTGCCCGGTGTGTTTGTGGCCGGGGAAATGGTGGACTGGGAAGCGCCCACCGGCGGCTATCTGCTCACGGCTTGCTTTGCCAGTGGCCGCGTGGCCGCCATGGACGCGCTGCACTGGCTGGCCCGGCGCGCCCCTGCTACTGCCTGA
- the moaD gene encoding molybdopterin converting factor subunit 1: protein MRITLRFFASVREQLGTSQEQLTLPAGVATVGEVRTFLQQRGGLWSDALGQDRPLRMAFNHVMCAPDTAIADGGEVAFFPPVTGG, encoded by the coding sequence ATGAGAATTACCCTGCGTTTTTTCGCCAGCGTGCGCGAGCAGCTTGGCACTTCCCAGGAACAGCTCACGCTGCCCGCCGGCGTGGCGACCGTGGGCGAGGTGCGCACCTTCCTGCAGCAGCGCGGCGGCCTGTGGAGCGACGCGCTGGGCCAGGACCGCCCGCTGCGCATGGCATTCAACCATGTGATGTGTGCACCCGATACCGCCATCGCCGATGGCGGTGAGGTCGCCTTTTTCCCTCCCGTCACCGGCGGCTGA
- a CDS encoding NAD-dependent epimerase/dehydratase family protein — translation MERILIIGANGQIGSELVGALAEQHGADNVIASDIGTSNVYKAARYTQLDVLDRTRLAQLVADEGITQVYQLAALLSATGEKAPLKAWELNMDGLLNILEVARERGEAGKPLRVFWPSSIAAFGPNTPAQNTPQFTVMDPTTIYGISKLAGERLCEYYFTKYGVDVRSIRYPGIISYKSPPGGGTTDYAIAIFHAALKGTRYECFLGPETTLPMIYMPDAIRATIELMDAPADKIAVRSAYNVAGLSFKPRELAAAITVVQPDFTISYVPDSRQAIADTWPQSLDDSKAASDWGWKARIGLEQLVTDMLDNIDVGLSQAA, via the coding sequence ATGGAACGCATCCTCATCATCGGCGCCAACGGCCAGATCGGCAGTGAGCTGGTCGGCGCACTGGCCGAGCAGCACGGCGCGGACAACGTCATCGCCTCCGACATCGGCACCAGCAACGTCTACAAGGCTGCGCGCTACACCCAGCTCGACGTGCTCGATCGCACCCGCCTGGCTCAACTGGTGGCCGACGAAGGCATCACCCAGGTCTATCAGCTGGCCGCGCTGCTGTCCGCCACCGGCGAAAAAGCCCCGCTCAAGGCGTGGGAGCTGAACATGGATGGCCTGCTCAACATCCTGGAAGTGGCGCGCGAGCGCGGCGAAGCGGGCAAGCCCCTGCGCGTGTTCTGGCCATCCTCGATTGCCGCCTTCGGCCCCAACACGCCGGCGCAGAACACGCCGCAGTTCACCGTCATGGATCCGACCACGATCTACGGCATCAGCAAGCTGGCCGGCGAGCGCCTGTGCGAGTACTACTTCACCAAGTACGGCGTGGACGTGCGCAGCATCCGCTACCCCGGCATCATCAGCTACAAGTCGCCCCCTGGCGGCGGCACCACCGACTACGCCATCGCCATCTTCCACGCCGCGCTCAAGGGCACGCGCTACGAGTGCTTCCTCGGCCCCGAGACCACGCTGCCGATGATCTACATGCCCGATGCCATTCGCGCAACCATTGAACTGATGGACGCCCCGGCCGACAAGATCGCGGTTCGTTCGGCATATAATGTGGCGGGTCTGTCGTTCAAACCGCGTGAACTGGCGGCCGCGATCACCGTGGTGCAGCCCGACTTCACGATCAGCTACGTCCCTGACAGCCGTCAGGCCATTGCCGATACCTGGCCACAAAGCCTGGACGACAGCAAAGCTGCAAGCGACTGGGGCTGGAAAGCCCGGATCGGACTCGAACAGCTGGTCACCGACATGCTCGACAACATCGACGTCGGCCTGAGCCAGGCTGCCTGA
- the kbl gene encoding glycine C-acetyltransferase, translating to MSEQAKNAFFSGLQDKLDTLREQGLYKPERVIASRQGAEVVAEDGRTLINMCANNYLGLSGDLQTQQASIEATEKYGYGLSSVRFICGTQTVHKELEKALSQFLGTEDTILYAAAFDANGGVFEPLFDENDAIISDALNHASIIDGIRLCKAGRYRYLHNDMADLEVQLKAAVDAGKRHKVIVTDGVFSMDGTIAQLDKICDLADKYGALVMIDECHASGFMGKTGRGTHEHHNVMGRIDIITGTLGKALGGAMGGFTAARKEVIETLRQKSRPYLFSNTLAPSIAGASLSVLERISQSTELRDRLHDNTAFFRREIERIGFTIKPGTHPVVPVMLFEAPVAQKFAARMYELGVLLSGFFYPVVPMGQARVRVQLSAAHTREQLETVLKAFEQAGRELGILKN from the coding sequence ATGAGCGAACAAGCCAAGAATGCGTTTTTCAGTGGTCTGCAGGACAAGCTGGACACGCTGCGCGAGCAGGGGCTGTACAAGCCGGAGCGCGTGATCGCCTCGCGCCAGGGCGCCGAAGTGGTGGCAGAAGATGGCCGCACGCTCATCAATATGTGCGCCAACAATTACCTCGGCCTGTCCGGCGACCTGCAGACGCAGCAGGCGTCGATCGAGGCGACGGAAAAATATGGCTACGGCCTGTCGTCGGTGCGTTTCATCTGCGGTACCCAGACCGTGCACAAGGAACTGGAAAAGGCGCTCTCGCAATTTCTGGGAACCGAAGACACGATCCTGTACGCCGCCGCGTTCGACGCCAACGGCGGTGTGTTCGAGCCGCTGTTTGACGAGAACGATGCCATCATTTCGGACGCGCTCAATCACGCCTCCATCATCGACGGCATCCGCCTGTGCAAGGCAGGGCGCTATCGCTACCTGCACAACGACATGGCCGACCTCGAAGTGCAGCTCAAGGCCGCCGTGGATGCCGGCAAGCGCCACAAGGTCATCGTCACCGATGGCGTGTTCTCCATGGACGGCACCATCGCGCAGCTCGACAAGATCTGCGACCTGGCGGACAAATACGGCGCGCTGGTCATGATCGACGAATGCCACGCCTCCGGCTTCATGGGCAAGACCGGGCGCGGCACCCACGAGCACCACAATGTCATGGGCCGGATCGACATCATCACCGGCACGCTGGGCAAGGCCCTGGGCGGCGCCATGGGCGGCTTTACCGCCGCCCGCAAGGAAGTGATCGAGACGCTGCGCCAGAAGTCGCGTCCCTACCTGTTCTCCAACACGCTGGCGCCATCCATTGCGGGCGCTTCGCTCTCGGTACTGGAGCGCATTTCCCAGTCGACGGAACTGCGCGACCGCCTGCACGACAATACCGCGTTCTTCCGCCGGGAGATCGAGCGCATCGGCTTTACCATCAAGCCGGGCACCCATCCGGTAGTGCCGGTGATGCTGTTCGAGGCGCCGGTGGCACAGAAGTTCGCAGCCCGAATGTATGAGCTGGGCGTGCTGCTGTCGGGCTTTTTCTACCCGGTGGTGCCAATGGGCCAGGCGCGCGTGCGCGTGCAGCTCTCGGCCGCGCACACCCGCGAGCAGCTCGAGACAGTACTGAAAGCATTCGAACAGGCCGGGCGCGAGCTGGGCATCCTCAAGAACTGA
- a CDS encoding helix-turn-helix transcriptional regulator gives MNNHIRELRAAAGWSQAHLADLLQVSRQTINAIETGRYDPSLPLAFAISRLFSQPIESIFTPDQETT, from the coding sequence TTGAACAACCATATCCGCGAACTGCGCGCTGCCGCAGGCTGGAGCCAGGCCCACCTGGCCGACCTGCTGCAGGTGTCGCGCCAGACCATCAATGCCATCGAGACCGGCCGCTACGATCCCAGCCTGCCGCTGGCGTTTGCGATCTCGCGCCTGTTTTCCCAGCCAATCGAATCCATTTTCACACCCGACCAGGAGACAACATGA